A stretch of Ranitomeya variabilis isolate aRanVar5 chromosome 3, aRanVar5.hap1, whole genome shotgun sequence DNA encodes these proteins:
- the MIS12 gene encoding protein MIS12 homolog: MSIAPMCYEAQFFGFTPQTCILRLYVSIQDYLFDMLLVVESVILKKIEKFPACRITPLDVREGTKKYWTFLKERFEQLFQRMENCLLKMVLNVPRNVLLQEDKVHAEYSYSKEKFETLQNEDKSLHAQYKAELFATQALLAELEEQKVVQAELGKILTWFDGLDKICREHGNIDLLESFAFMVQTSKNLQGTMREIDEKHKKLNVDVTH; the protein is encoded by the coding sequence ATGTCTATTGCTCCAATGTGCTATGAAGCCCAGTTTTTTGGGTTTACACCTCAAACTTGCATTCTCAGACTGTACGTTTCAATTCAAGACTACTTATTTGATATGTTGCTGGTTGTGGAAAGCGTGATCCTGAAGAAAATAGAGAAATTTCCTGCCTGTAGGATAACCCCACTGGATGTTCGGGAAGGCACTAAAAAATACTGGACTTTTCTAAAGGAACGCTTCGAACAGTTGTTTCAGAGGATGGAGAACTGCTTATTAAAAATGGTACTGAATGTCCCCAGAAACGTTCTGCTGCAGGAGGACAAAGTCCACGCCGAATACTCGTACAGCAAAGAAAAGTTTGAAACTCTGCAAAATGAAGACAAGTCACTACATGCTCAATATAAAGCCGAATTGTTTGCTACACAGGCTCTTTTAGCTGAACTGGAGGAACAGAAGGTGGTACAAGCAGAACTGGGAAAGATACTGACTTGGTTCGATGGTCTGGACAAAATCTGCAGAGAACATGGAAACATTGACCTGTTGGAGAGTTTTGCTTTTATGGTCCAGACATCaaagaacctgcagggcacaatgAGGGAAATAGATGAAAAGCATAAGAAGCTGAACGTTGATGTAACTCACTAG